In Chloroflexota bacterium, one DNA window encodes the following:
- a CDS encoding IPT/TIG domain-containing protein, producing the protein LGGGGTILHYDGSSWSTMTNGTTSHLYGVWGSSSSDVFALGDGGTILHYDGSAWSTMTSGTINYLRDVWGISSSGVFAVGDGGTILYYNGSAWSTMTSGITSHLYGVWGSSSSDVFAVGYGGTILCYNGSAWSTMTSSITSDLYSVWGNSPSDVFAVGYGGTILHYGGSAWSTMTSGTINDLYSVWGSSPSDVFAVGYGGTIIHYNGSAWSTMTSGTTNHLMGIWGSSSSDVFAVDYGGTILHYNGSAWSTMTSGTANHLYGVWGSSYSDVFAVGSSGTILHYFDLESQLPTITSVSPNQGNQAATLDVTISGTYFTSPTAVSFGSGITVNSSMVNSSNQITANIVISSSATLGSRDVSVTTPGGTATKTGSFTVAEPSPTMDSVTPDEGIQGEALTVTIIGTYFTGATAVSFGSEITVDSFTLDSDSQITANITISSSATAGARNVSVTAPAGTGKLTEGFTVTQVASNHSKTWLAAGLGAALAVVIAVYLSIRFFRSRRQVKKRQVKK; encoded by the coding sequence CTGGGCGGTGGGGGCACCATCCTACACTACGATGGCAGCTCCTGGAGCACGATGACCAACGGCACCACAAGTCACCTTTATGGTGTCTGGGGCAGCTCCTCCTCTGATGTGTTCGCCCTGGGCGATGGGGGCACCATCCTACACTACGATGGCAGCGCCTGGAGCACGATGACCAGCGGCACCATCAATTACCTTAGAGATGTCTGGGGCATCTCCTCCTCCGGTGTGTTCGCCGTGGGCGATGGGGGCACCATCCTCTACTACAATGGCAGTGCCTGGAGCACGATGACCAGCGGCATCACAAGTCACCTTTATGGTGTCTGGGGCAGCTCCTCCTCTGATGTGTTCGCCGTGGGCTATGGGGGCACCATCCTCTGCTACAATGGCAGTGCCTGGAGCACGATGACCAGCAGCATCACAAGTGACCTTTATAGTGTGTGGGGTAACTCCCCCTCTGATGTGTTCGCCGTGGGCTATGGGGGCACCATCCTCCATTACGGTGGCAGTGCCTGGAGCACGATGACCAGCGGCACCATAAATGACCTTTATAGTGTGTGGGGCAGCTCCCCCTCTGATGTCTTCGCCGTAGGCTATGGGGGCACCATCATCCACTACAATGGCAGCGCCTGGAGCACGATGACCAGCGGTACCACAAATCACCTTATGGGCATCTGGGGCAGCTCCTCCTCTGATGTCTTCGCCGTGGATTATGGGGGCACCATCCTTCATTACAATGGCAGCGCCTGGAGCACGATGACCAGCGGCACCGCGAATCACCTTTATGGTGTCTGGGGTAGCTCCTACTCTGATGTCTTCGCCGTAGGTAGTTCCGGCACAATCTTGCATTACTTCGACCTCGAGTCACAACTACCCACCATAACCTCGGTCAGCCCCAACCAAGGCAATCAGGCTGCGACTCTCGATGTCACCATCAGCGGCACCTACTTCACGAGTCCCACCGCAGTAAGCTTCGGCTCCGGGATAACCGTCAACAGCTCCATGGTGAATAGTTCCAACCAGATAACTGCCAATATCGTAATCAGCAGCTCAGCTACGCTTGGTTCCAGAGATGTCTCAGTGACTACCCCAGGAGGCACTGCCACCAAGACAGGCAGTTTCACGGTGGCTGAGCCTTCACCGACCATGGACTCGGTCACCCCGGATGAGGGTATTCAGGGAGAAGCATTAACCGTGACCATCATCGGCACCTATTTCACCGGAGCCACCGCAGTGAGCTTTGGCTCAGAGATAACCGTTGACAGCTTCACACTAGACAGCGACAGCCAGATAACGGCTAACATCACCATCAGTAGCTCAGCTACGGCTGGGGCCAGGAATGTTTCGGTGACTGCGCCAGCAGGCACTGGCAAACTGACTGAAGGCTTCACGGTGACACAAGTGGCCTCCAATCACAGTAAGACTTGGCTTGCCGCTGGGCTAGGCGCAGCCCTAGCGGTAGTCATTGCAGTTTACCTATCAATCCGCTTCTTTCGTAGTAGAAGGCAGGTAAAGAAAAGGCAGGTGAAGAAGTAG
- a CDS encoding GIY-YIG nuclease family protein → MVRCHDGSLYTGISTAVERRFAQHQGNGNSGSKYLRSRGPLTLVFQKRLGTRSLALKVENKVKKLSREKKERLIGVPGYVEGIVRRTQNP, encoded by the coding sequence ATGGTAAGATGCCATGACGGTAGTCTGTATACAGGAATCTCGACTGCCGTCGAGCGGCGATTCGCCCAGCACCAGGGAAACGGAAATAGCGGATCGAAGTACCTGAGAAGCAGGGGGCCTTTGACTTTGGTATTCCAGAAGAGGTTGGGAACCAGAAGCTTGGCGTTGAAGGTGGAAAACAAAGTCAAGAAGCTGTCAAGGGAGAAGAAGGAGAGGCTGATTGGGGTCCCTGGATATGTCGAAGGCATAGTGAGGCGAACACAGAACCCCTGA
- a CDS encoding cysteine hydrolase, which yields MKEAATPQEKAIVVVDLQKDNVGRYCRAIIPNVKLLLQEARGKGIPIIFACDSRYPDDFIFTKGGHPVRTIRGTAGAAVIEDMEPRATDIVVEKRMLSAFFGTDLDFTLRQKGIKTLIVTGVATWACVLKTVFDAAELGYEVIVPADCCASPSPEGHEPALKVMGLLRVVKPSVRDVLETL from the coding sequence ATGAAGGAAGCCGCAACTCCGCAGGAAAAGGCCATTGTGGTCGTAGATCTGCAAAAAGATAATGTGGGCAGGTATTGTCGGGCGATTATCCCCAACGTCAAGCTCCTCCTGCAAGAGGCCAGGGGCAAAGGAATCCCCATAATCTTCGCCTGTGACAGCAGATATCCGGACGATTTCATTTTCACCAAGGGCGGGCATCCAGTGCGCACCATTCGGGGAACTGCCGGAGCGGCAGTCATCGAGGATATGGAGCCGCGAGCCACTGACATCGTCGTCGAAAAGAGGATGCTCAGTGCCTTCTTTGGCACCGACCTCGATTTTACGCTGCGGCAAAAGGGAATCAAGACGCTCATTGTGACCGGCGTGGCCACCTGGGCCTGCGTTTTGAAGACGGTCTTTGACGCGGCCGAGCTGGGGTATGAAGTCATCGTCCCGGCAGATTGCTGCGCCTCGCCATCTCCGGAAGGCCACGAGCCTGCGTTGAAGGTGATGGGACTGCTGCGCGTGGTGAAGCCCTCCGTCAGAGATGTACTGGAAACTCTCTGA
- a CDS encoding DEAD/DEAH box helicase yields MNFETFDLDPSIMAGVQAAGYVTPTPIQIKSIPPIMQGRDLIGLAQTGTGKTAAFVLPILQRLLQRPRGRIGALIISPTRELAEQTYEAATELGRQTGLRSLTIYGGVGIHQQKQALRTGVEIAVACPGRLLDHLWQGTFDPSYVEVLVIDEADRMFDLGFLPDIRNILKCLPQERQTLLFSATMPRDVRSLVQEVLHDPVTVQIGRMLPATTVSHALYPVGQHLKTALLKGLLRRTSTKSVLVFTRTKHRAERVAQQLISAGYRAASLQGDLSQYQRQAALDGFRAGSVKILVATDVAARGIDVLSISHVINYDMPDTTDAYTHRIGRTGRIGATGDAFTFVTTEDVAMVRALEHLLNAPLERRTLQDFDYRACASDSEVIRSPHRFGQRTVRNERVGIK; encoded by the coding sequence GTGAATTTCGAAACCTTTGATCTTGATCCAAGCATCATGGCCGGTGTACAGGCGGCCGGTTATGTTACACCCACACCAATCCAGATTAAGTCCATCCCGCCAATCATGCAGGGCCGCGACCTGATTGGTCTGGCACAGACCGGAACCGGCAAGACTGCGGCTTTCGTGCTGCCAATTCTGCAGCGCCTGCTGCAACGCCCGAGGGGTCGCATTGGTGCTCTCATAATCTCGCCCACGCGTGAGCTAGCCGAGCAGACATACGAGGCTGCAACCGAATTGGGACGGCAAACGGGGCTGCGGAGTCTCACCATTTACGGCGGGGTGGGTATACATCAACAGAAACAAGCACTGCGTACTGGAGTCGAAATCGCTGTGGCCTGCCCCGGCCGATTGCTCGATCACCTGTGGCAGGGTACATTCGATCCATCATATGTGGAAGTCCTTGTAATCGACGAGGCAGACCGGATGTTTGACCTGGGCTTTCTACCCGATATCCGGAACATCTTGAAATGCCTGCCACAGGAGCGGCAGACACTGCTTTTCTCGGCCACCATGCCCCGTGATGTCCGGAGTCTGGTGCAGGAAGTCCTGCATGACCCGGTCACCGTGCAAATTGGCCGTATGCTGCCGGCAACAACGGTGTCTCATGCTCTCTATCCGGTGGGACAGCACCTGAAGACTGCGCTCCTGAAGGGACTCTTGCGCAGAACCAGTACGAAATCGGTGCTTGTATTTACACGTACCAAGCATCGCGCCGAGCGTGTCGCGCAGCAACTGATAAGTGCGGGCTACCGGGCAGCCTCACTGCAAGGTGATCTGTCCCAGTACCAGCGTCAGGCCGCTCTCGATGGCTTCCGTGCCGGCTCAGTTAAGATACTGGTGGCGACTGACGTTGCCGCTCGCGGCATCGATGTTTTGAGTATTTCACACGTCATTAACTACGACATGCCGGACACTACGGACGCCTATACGCATCGTATTGGCCGCACGGGACGAATCGGCGCAACTGGTGATGCCTTCACATTTGTGACAACTGAAGACGTGGCCATGGTACGCGCTCTTGAGCACCTGCTGAACGCGCCACTGGAGCGCCGCACATTGCAGGACTTTGATTATAGAGCATGTGCATCAGACAGCGAAGTCATCCGCTCTCCGCACCGGTTCGGACAGCGCACTGTACGGAATGAGCGGGTTGGCATCAAATAG